In Pseudomonas sp. PDNC002, the DNA window CCATTCGCTGGAGTGGGCTGGCCGGCCCTGTCGATCCGCATGACGGGGAGCCGCGACTGGCCGAGCTGCTGCGCGACACCCCGGTGAACATTCTGACTTCCGGAGGTGAACGATGAAGCTGAACGAGCGCCGAATCCGCGAACTGGCCTACCAGATCTGGGAGGCCGAGGGACGCCCCGAGGGCCAGCACGAACGCCACTGGCGCATGGCGCGCAGCCTCGCGGAGAGCGAGGCTGCCAATACCGGCGGGCACGAAGAGCCGGTGAAGCCGCGCTTCGAGGGCGAGGAAGAGCCCGAAAAGCCCGCCATCCTGCAGGAGCCGCCCCGGCGCAAGGGCAGCCTGCCCGAGGCCGACCCCGAGGTGCCAGCCGAATCAGCCACGCCCGCCCCGCGCGCGCCACGCAAGCCCGCAGCCAAGACGGACAGCCCGGCCAAGGCGAGCAGCCCGGCGCAAGACGAACCGAGCGGCAAACCGCGCAAGCCGCCGGCCGCTTCCACCACCACCGACGCCAAGACACCGAAGATCAGCAAGCCCCGGGCACGCCCGGCCACACCGGAAAAGCACAAAGCCCCGAAAGACGTCTGACCCCAGGAGCCGGACATGACCCGACGAGCACATTCCCGCGTCACCGAAGGCCGCCCCTTCCCGCTCGGCGCGACCTGGGACGGGCTGGGGGTCAACTTCGCCCTCTTCTCGGCGCACGCCACCAAGGTCGAGCTGTGCCTGTTCGACGCCCAGGGCAAGCGCGAGCTGGAACGCATCGAGCTACCCGAGTACAGCGATGAAATCTGGCACGGCTACCTGCCCGATGCGCACCCCGGCCAGATCTACGGCTACCGCGTCCATGGCCCGTACGAACCGGATGCCGGGCATCGATTCAACCCCAACAAGCTGCTGATCGATCCCTATGCCCGCCAACTGGTGGGCGAGCTGAGCTGGTCGGAGTCGCTGTTCGGCTACACCATCGGCTCGCCGGACGCCGACCTCAGCTTCGACGAGCGCGACAGTGCCGCCTACGTGCCCAAGTGCAAGGTCATCGACCCCGCCTTCACCTGGGGCGAGCAGCAACCCATCCGCGTGCCCTGGAACGAGACCGTCATCTATGAAGCGCACCTGCGTGGCCTGAGCATGCGCCACCCGGACGTGCCCGAGCGCCTGCGCGGGACCTGCGCCGGGCTGATGAACAGCGAGCTGCTCCGCCACCTGCGGCAGCTTGGCGTCACCAGCCTGGAATTGCTGCCGGTGCACGGGTTCCTCGACGACAAGCACCTGCTCGAAAAAGGCATGAGCAACTACTGGGGCTACAACAGCATCGCTTTCTTCGCGCCCCAGGCACGCTACCTGGCCAGCGGCCACATCAACGAATTCAAGGAGATGGTCGCGCACCTGCATGACGCCGGCATCGAGCTGATCCTCGACGTGGTCTACAACCACACCGCCGAGGGCAACGAACTGGGCCCTACCCTGAGCATGCGCGGCATCGACAACATCTCCTACTACCGCCTGCAGGCCGACAACCGGCGCTATTACGTCAACGATTCCGGCACCGGCAACACCCTCGACCTGAGCCACCCCTGTGTGCTGCAGATGGTCACCGACTCGCTGCGCTACTGGGCCACCGAGATGCGCGTGGACGGTTTCCGCTTCGACCTCGCATCGATCCTTGGTCGCTACGCCGACGGTTTCGACGAACGCCACAGCTTCCTCGTCGCCTGCCGCCAGGACCCGGTGTTGAGCCACCGCAAGCTGATAGCCGAACCCTGGGACTGCGGGCCCGGCGGTTACCAGGTCGGCGGTTTCCCGCCCGGCTGGGTGGAATGGAACGACCGCTTCCGCGACACCGTCCGCAGCTTCTGGCGGGGTGACGAAGGCCAGTTGCCGGACCTCGCGCGGCGCCTCACCGCCTCCGGCGACCTGTATGACCAGCGCGGCCGGCGACCCTACGCGTCGGTGAACTTCATCACCGCCCACGACGGCTTCACCCTGCGCGACGTGGTCAGCTACGACCACAAGCACAACGAGGCCAACGGCGAGGACAACCGCGACGGCCACGACGACAACCGCTCGTGGAACCATGGCGTCGAAGGCCCCACCGACGACGCCGCGATTCGCCGGCTGCGGGTGCGGCAGATGAAGAACCTGCTGGCCACGCTGATCCTCTCCCAGGGCACCCCGATGCTGCTCGCCGGCGACGAGTTCAGCCGCACCCAGCAGGGCAACAACAACGTCTATTGCCAGGACAACGAGCTGGGCTGGGTGGACTGGAACCTCGACGACGAGGGCCGCGAACTGTTGGCCTTCACCCACCGCCTGGTGCGCCTGCGCCAGGCCTACCCGATCCTGCGGCGCGGGCGTTTCCTGGTCGGCGAATACAACGAGGAGCTGGGCGTGCGCGACGTCACCTGGCTCGCTGCCGAAGGCACCGAAATGACCGAGGAGCACTGGCACGACCCGCAGCGCCGCAGCCTCGGCATGCTCATGGACGGTCGCGCGCAACCCACCGGCATCCGACGCACCGGCGGCGATGCCACCCTGCTGCTACTGCTCAATGCCGGCCACGAAGACCTGGAGTTCCAGCTGCCCGAGGTGGCCCAGGGCCGCGAGTGGCAATACCTGCTCGATACCGGCGAGGACGCTCGGCAGCGCGATCGCGGCTGGGCCTTCGGCAGCGCCTATCCGCTGGGAGGACGTGCGCTGGCCCTGTTCACCCTGCGCCGCAGCGAGGACTGACCAGCGGGGCGCAATCCCTCTGAACGGCGCCGGGCCTGTCCAGTCGGAACCAGTAGGTGCCCGTGAATCGGGCGCCCCGTATCCGTCCGAAACGCCAGGAGGACAGCATGAAAATCAGCGACATCATGACCCACAGCGTCCAGACCATCCCCCCGGAAACCAGCCTCAAGGACGCCGCCACGCTGATGGCGCGCATCGACAGCGGTGCGCTGCTGGTCAACGAGGGCGACATGCTGGTCGGCATGCTCACCGACCGCGACATCACCGTCCGCGCGGTAGCCGCAGGGCTCGCCCCCGACACCCCGGTACGCCGTGTGATGAGCGGCAACGTGCACTACTGCTTCGAGGACGAAGAACTGCAGCAAGTGGCGGAGAACATGGCGGATATCCAGATGCGCCGACTCCCCGTGCTGAACCGGCAGAAGCGCCTGGTGGGCGTGGTATCCCTTGGCAACATCGCCCGCGCTCGCAGCGCACGCGCCTGCGACACCGTGCTGCGCGGCGTCGCCCACGCCCATTGACGACGGCCATGAAGGCGCTGCACATCGGCATTTCCGGCTGGCGCTACGTGCCCTGGCGCGGCGATTTCTATCCCGAAGGCCTGCGCCAGAAGGACGAGCTGCGCTACGCCTCGCGGGCGTTCGACAGCATCGAGCTGAACGGCTCGTTCTATGCGCTGCAGACGCCCGAACGCTATCGCCGCTGGGCGGCTGATACGCCGGCGGGTTTCGTCTTCAGCGTCAAGGCGCCGCGCTACATCACCCATATCAAGCGCCTGCGCGATGCCGAGGAAGGCGTCGCCAACTTCTTCGCCTCCGGGCCGCTGGAGCTGGGCGAAAAGCTCGGCCCGATCCTCTGGCAATTGCCCCCGAGCCTGAAGTACGACGCCGACACCCTGGAGGCTTTCCTCGCCCTCCTGCCCCGCTCCGCCGGCGCTGCGCTCACGCTCGCCAAGTCCGCCGCCAGCCGCACGCCGGAGCGCTGGCCCAGCGCCGTTGGCCGGCGGCCGCTGCGACATGCCATGGAAGTGCGGCACGCCAGCTTCGCCTGCGCGGCGTTCGCCCAGCAGCTGCGCCGCCATGGGGTTGCCCTGGTGTTCGCCGACGCGCCGCGCAAATGGCCCTATGGCGAAGACCTGACCGCCATGGACTTCGTCTACCTGCGCCTGCACGGTGACCAGCAGTTGTACGCCAGTGGCTATGGCGACACCGCGCTGGAGCGCTGGAGCCAGCGCATCGGTCGCTGGCAACGCGGTCTGCAGCCCGCCGACGCCAAGCTGTTCGACACCTCGACCCGCGGCGATCGCCGCCACCGCGAGGTGTTCTGCTACTTCGACAACGACATCAAGGTCCGCGCGCCCTATGACGCCAGCCGGCTCATGGCGCTGCTGGGCCTGGAACTGCCGGACCGCCAGGAACCCGGCCAACCTGCGGGAGACTGGACATGACCCAGGCTGAACCCAACCCGCTCGACCTCGACGCACCCAAGCAGCGCTCGCGGCTGCGAGTGCTGACGGTGAACACCCACAAGGGCTTCAACGCCTTCAACCGCCGCTTCATCCTCCACGAACTGCGCGACGCGGTGCGCGCGACCTCGGCGGACCTGGTGTTCCTCCAAGAAGTCCACGGCGAGCACCAGTTGCACGCCGAGCACCACCCCGACTGGCCGCAGACCCCGCAATACGAGTTCCTCGCCGACAGCATGTGGCCGGCCTTCGCCTATGGCCGCAACGCGGTCTATCCCGAGGGCCACCACGGCAATGCGCTGCTCTCGCGCCTGCCGATCCGCGCCTTCGATAACCACGACGTTTCCGTGGGTCGCCACGAGCAGCGTGGCCTGCTGCACGCACAGATCGACCTGCCCGGCGGGCAGCCGCTGCACGCCGTCTGCGTGCACCTGGGGCTGCGCGAACACCAACGGCAGAAGCAGTTGCGCCTGCTCGGTAACCTGATAGCGCGATTGCCACTGGATGCGCCGCTGGTCGTGGCCGGCGACTTCAACGATTGGCGCTGCCGGGCGACCGAACTGCTGACCGCCTACGACCTGCTGCCGGCGTTTCCGCGCGGCGGCGAACCGCGCAGCTTCCCGGCGCGCTGGCCGGTGTTGCGGCTGGACCGTATCTACGTGCGCAACCTGGGCATCACCGGCAGCGAAGTGCTCAACCGGAGGCCCTGGCCGCACCTCTCCGACCATCTGCCGCTGCTGGCCGAGGTGAGCCTGTGAACGAACGTTGGCGCGACGGAAACCAGGTCGAGCTGTTGATCAACGGCGAAGATTTCTTCCCCGGCGTGTTCCAGGCCGTCGCCGGAGCGCAGCGCGAGGTGCTGGTGGAGACCTTCATCATCCGCGACGACAAGGTCGGTCGAGAACTGCGCCAGGTCCTGATCGAGGCAGCGCAGCGCGGCGTGCGCATCGAGCTGATCGCCGATGGCTATGGCACGCCGGACCTCGACGAAAGCTACCTGCGCGGCATGCTCGATGCCGGCGTGCGGCTGCATCTGTTCGACCCGCAGCCCCTGCTGCTGGGCATGCGCACCAACCTGTTCCGCCGCCTGCACCGCAAGCTGGTGGTGGTGGATGGGCAGGTCGCCTTCGTCGGCGGAATCAACTTCTGCGCCGATCACCTGGCCGACTTCGGCACCATGGCCAAGCAGGACTACGCGGTGCAGGTCGCCGGGCCCAGCGTCGAGGACATTCGCCGCGCCTGCCTGGAACTGCTGAGCCAGTACGGCGAAGTACCCGCCGCCGATGCGGTCAGGCCTGGCGCGACGGCCGGGCCCTGCCGCACCTGCCTGGCGATTCGCGACAACCTGCAACGCCGCACCGACATCGAGCAGCACTACCTGCGTGCGATCCAGCGATCCCGCCAACGGGTGCTGATCGCCAACGCCTACTTCTTCCCCGGCTATCGCCTGTTGCGCGCCCTGCGCGATGCGGCACGGCGCGGCGTCACCGTGCGCCTGATCCTCCAGGGCCTGCCGGACATGCCGCTGGTGCGCCTGTGCAGCAAGCTGCTCTATGACACGCTGCTGCGCGACGGGGTGGAAATCTACGAATACTGCGACCGTCCGCTGCACGGCAAGGTGGCGGTGGTGGACGGTCAATGGGCCACGGTCGGCTCCAGCAATCTCGACCCGCTGAGTCTGTCGCTCAACCTGGAAGGCAACCTGATGATCGAGGATACGGCCTTCGCCACGTCGCTCGACGAACACCTGCAGACACTCTCGGACAACAGCTGCCGGCGCGTCACCCGCAAGGCCGCCCGGCGCGGCTACTGGTGGCGGGCGCCGCTGGTGTTCCTCAGCTTCCACTTCCTGCGCCACTTCCCCGCCATCGCCGGGCAACTGCCGGCGCACCGGCAAGTGCTTCACCCCGCCACGGTGGAGGAACAACCGGGTGAATCGCAGGTGCAGCCATGACCCGCAAACGTTTCTGGAAACGGGCCAACCGCGTCTTCAACGTCGCCTTGCTGGTCGCGCTGCCGGTGCTGCTGTTCCTGCTCCTGCGCGCCACCGACTGGAACGAGGTGTACCGTCTGTTGCGCGAATACCGGTTCAGTACCCTGGCCCTGGGCATGCTGATCGCCCTGTGCAGCTACGCCATCTTCAGCAGCTTCGACGTGCTCAGCCGCTACTACATCGGCCACCCGTTGCCGGTTCGACGGGTATTCACCGTGGCTTTCGTCTGCAACGCCTTCAACCTGAACCTGAGTTCCTGGGTCGGCGCCGTCGCGCTGCGCTACCGCTTGTATGGCCGGCTAGGCATGACCACGGGGGACATCACCCGCATCCTGACCTTCAGCCTGATCACCAACTGGTACGGCTACTTGCTGCTGGCCGGCGTGCTCTTCGTCTGCGGCTACCCGAACCTGCCGGACGACTGGTCCCTGGGCCAGAACGGCCTGCGCGCCATCGGCGTGCTGCTCCTGCTGCTGGGGGCCGGCTACCTGCTCGCCTGCCGCTTCGCCCGCCGCCGCGCCTGGGGCTGGAAGCGCTATCGGCTGAAATTGCCGTCCTGGCGGCTGGCCGCGTTGCAGGGCATCGCCGGCGCGAGCAACTGGTCGATGATGGCGTTGCTGATCTACTCGCTGCTGCCCGACTCGGCCAGCTACCCGGCGGTTCTCGCCACCCTGCTGATCAGCAGCATCGCCGGGGTCGTGCTGCACGTGCCGGCGGGGCTCGGGGTGATCGAGACCGTATTCATCACCGTCCTGCGCGACCACTTCTCCCGTGGCGAACTGCTGGCGGCGCTGATCGGCTACCGGGTGCTGTATTTCCTCATCCCGCTGCTGCTGGCCTGCGCGGTCTACCTGTGGCTGGAGCGCCACGCGAAAAAGCTCAAGCGCCGCACCGAACGGCGCGAGGCGGCGCGTGCTTCCTGAGAAGGTGGTTGGCAAGTGCGTGCTGGCTCGGTCCAGCCGAGGACTGTCGCGGACACCGGGAGGACTCGCGGACAAGGTCCGCTCCTACAATGTGTCGCGCGGGGACGCGCCCGGCTGATCGTGGATAAGGCCGTCCCACCCAGGAAAGCCGATGCCCTTCGTAGGAGCGGACCTTGTCCGCGAAAAGCCCAGGCACGCTACCAAGCCCTGGCGGAAAGGTCCGCCCCCCTGTGTGTCGCGCTGGGACGCGCCCGGCTGATCGTGGAAAAGGCCGTCACTCCCAGGAAAGCCGATACCCTTCGTAGGAGCGGACCTTGTCCGCGAAAAGCATCCAGGCACATTCCCAAGCCACGGCGCAGCCGACGCGCAAGCAAGCTCGCTGACAGCGTCCCAAGGCGACTCACGCCACCGCGCTGTCCACGCCGGCATCCAGGTCCACGAGCAATTCGATCATGGCCCTCGCAGCCGCCGAAAGGCGGTCGCCAGTGCGCGTGACGATGCCGCAACGCGCCTGGAGGATGTCGACATTCAGCGGCAGGTTGCGGAAGTGCAGGCGCACCAGTTCGCCGCGTTCCATCGGATCGCTCACCGCCTCATCCACCGCAATGCCGATGGCATCGGTCTGGCTGACGATGCGTACCAGGGAGGCCATGTCCTCGCACTGAATATTGGCGGTGACGTCGATCTTGCCGCTGAGGTTGGCGAGCATCTTCCGCGCGCTGGGCGGGATCAGCGTGGCGGCCAGCGGGTAGGCGAACATGTCGTTGGTGGAGAGGCTTTCCTTGGCCAGCAGCGGGTGTCCGTCGCGGCAGAAGAACAGGCCGCTGCGCGGCTTCAGCGCGCGGGTCTGGAAGTTCGGGTCGGCTTCGAAATGGCGGATGTCGGCGACGAAGAACTCGATCTCCTCGCGGCTCAGGCTGCGCGCCAGGCGCTCCCAGTTGTCCACGCCGAACTGGATGTGGATGCGCGGGTAACGCTGGACGAAGCGCGACACCGCATCCGATACCAGCTTCTGTGCCGGCGCCGGCCCGCTGCCGAAGCGCAACTCGCCCGAGTCCAGCTTGTTCAGGCGGGCAATGGCATGGCTCAGGTTGTTGGCCCCCTGCACCAGGCTCAACGCGTGCTGCAGCACCACCTGGCCCTCGGGGGTGGGGCGCAGGTCCTTGCTGCCGCGGTCCACCAGCCGGCACCCCAGTTCCTGCTCCAGGCCCTGGATGCTGCGGCTGAAAGCGGGCTGGGTGATGCCCATGGCGTCGGCGGCACGGACGAAGCTGCGGTGTTCATTCAGGGCGATGAAATAGCGGAGTTGGCGCAAATCCATGATGCATTTCCGGCATTGAAAATAGTGGGCAAAGGCATTTGCCGCTCGTTATGCGCTGGTTTTAAATGCAAGCTCTTATTCCGTCAACGAAGAATAAAACCTAGATCTATTCTTTTATGAACTAAGAATATAGCTCAGACCAGGAGTCGCCCGATGCCAGCCTTGCACCCCCTCTCCTCGCGAATGTGCCAGTCCCGCTGTCGCTGACAGCCAAACGCAACCCGCCAACACCCGGATTCGTCGTTCGCCACCACTGCGTGGCGCGGCCCCCTTTTGCCCGCGAACCGTGCGGACAGCCAAGGACACAGCATGACTTTGAGACATTCGCCTTCCCTCTTCACCCCGCGCCGGCTGCGCGCTCCGGACTACGCCGTGGTCCTGCTGCTGGCCCTGGGCGGCGCCCTGCCGGTCTTCGCCGAGGAATCCGAGGACGGCACCACCGCCAGTGAAACCATCAAGCCCGTCAGCGCCACACCCGCCAAGGCCGATGCCACCCTGGGCAAGGTCACCGTCACCGCCCGCCGCCGCGAGGAAGACTCGCAGAAGGTGCCCACGCCGATCACCGTGGTCGGCGGCGAAACCCTGGAAAGCCAGCGCGTCTACAAGGTGCAGGACCTGCAGCAGATCCTGCCCAGCGTGAACGTCGCCTTCATCCACGCGCGGCAATCGAGCATCGCGGTGCGCGGCATCGGCAACAACCCGGCCAGCGACGGCCTGGAAGGCAGTGCCGGGGTCTACCTGGATAACGTTTACCTCGGTCGCCCAGGCATGGCGGTATTCGACCTGCTGGACATCGAGCAGCTGGAGCTGCTGCGCGGCCCGCAGGGCACCCTGTTCGGCAAGAACACCACGGCCGGCGTGCTGAACATCAGCACCCGCGCGCCGACCTTCACCCCCGAGCGCAGCGTCGAGGTATCCGGTGGCCAGGATGGCTACTTCCAGGGCAAGGGCACCGTCTCTGGCGCGCTGACCGACACCCTGGCTGGACGCGTCTCGGCCTACCGCACCCGCGACGACGGCTACATCAAGAACATCCACGACGACAACTACCTCAATGGCGGCGAGCGCCAGGGCATCCGCGGGCAACTGCTGTTCAAGCCCAGCGAGGACTTCGACCTGCGTTGGATCAACGACTACAACGAGGAAGATTCCAGCAACGGCAGCATGGTGGTCTACGGCGCCGCCGACCGTTTCTGGCAGCGCGCCGCCTCGGTGGGCGCATCGCCGGTACGCGACCCGGACGACCACAAGGTCAATATCAACGCTCGCCAGCACGTCAGCGTGCACCAGGGCGGCAGCTCGGTGGAGGCCAACTGGAACCTCAACGGCGGCTACAAGCTGACCTCCATCAGCGCCTATCGCTACTGGCACTTCACCCCGGCCAACGACGAGCAGCTCAACGTCTCGGCGATCAACAACACCGGCGTGGAAGTCCACGATCGGCAGTTCTCCCAGGAAATCCGCCTGGCCTCGCCCACCGGCGGCGCCTTCGACTACGTGCTGGGCGCCTACGCGTTCAACCAGAACCTGGGCAACAAGACCTTCACCGACTACGGTCCGGTGGCGGACCGCTACCTGATCGGCAGCGACCTGAATGCGCTGAACAACACCTACTCCAAGGCCAACGGCAAGATCGAGACCGACAGCTTCGCGCTGTTCGCCCAGAGCACCTGGCACCTGACCGACAAGCTCGACTTCACCGCCGGCCTGCGCGGGACCTACGAGCAGAAGTACGCCAAGGTCCAGCGTTTCTCCCCCGAAGGCGGCGCCCCGGTCACCGGCGCCGGCGCAGTGGTGCGGCGCAACCAGTTGGGCGCCTATGACTCCGGCGACCTGAGCCTCTACAACTTCTCGCCCTCGGCGCTGTTGAGCCTCAGCTACCAGTTCACCGACGACCTGCTGGGCTATGCCTCGCTGTCCCATGGCGAGAAGTCCGGCGGCGTGAACCTCGCGGTGGCCAGTGCGCCAACGGCTGGCGCGGATTCCCTGCTGGTCGGCCCCGAGCGCGCCAACGACGCCGAGCTGGGGATCAAGTCGACCCTGTTCGACGATCGCCTGCAACTCAACGCCAACCTGTTCTGGACCGGCATCCACGGCTACCAGGCCACCACCTATTACCAGCCGGCGGGCTCCACCACCCTGGTCCAGGTCCTTTCCAACGCCGGCAGCGTGCGTTCGCGCGGCGTGGAATGGGAAGCCACCGCCCTGCCGGTGCGCGGCCTGCGGCTGAACTTCAACGGTTCCTACAACGACGTCACCTACCTGTCGTTCAAGGACGCCCCGTGCCCGGCGGAAATCTCCACCCAGGCCGGCGCGCCGGCCACCTGCGACCTCACCGGTGAGCGCGTGGTCGGAGCTTCGAAATGGATCGCCAACCTTAAAGGCGAATACGCCTGGAACCTCGACGACGGCATCCAGCCCTACCTGACCGCCAGCTACGCCTACCGCTCTTCCGCCGAAGGCACGCTGGACAACTCCGACCTCTCGAAGATCGACGGCTACGGCCTGGCGAACTTCTCCGTCGGCCTGCGCAAGGACATCGGCGACGGACAACTGGATACCTCGATCTGGCTGAAGAACGCCTTCGACAAGGACTACTACCTGGCCGCCTTCGCCAGCATCAACGGCTCCTACACCGCCTCGGTGGGGCAGCCGCGCACCCTGGGCGCCTCGGTTCGATACGACTTCTGATCCCCATCCGCCGCGCCCGAGCGCGCGGCTCTATTGCCACAGCAAGAGGACGATGAGATGAGCAACGCAGCACAAGCTATCCAGCAATCTTCAGATCAACAAAGCCTGGTCAATCTGGATATCCACCCGGTAGCCGGCCGCATCGGCGCGGAGATTCGCGGCGTGAGCCTCTCCGGCGATCTCGACGCTGCCACCATCGACGCCATCCAGGCCGCGCTGGTGAAGCACAAGGTGATCTTCTTCCGTGGCCAGACCCAGCTCGACGACCAGGGCCAGGAAGCCTTCTCCAAGCTGCTCGGCGATCCGGTGGCGCACCCCACCGTGCCGGTGCAGGAAGGCACCCACTACCTGCTGGAGCTGGACGGGGCCCAAGGCCGCCGCGCCAACTCCTGGCACACCGACGTGACCTTCGTCGACGCCTATCCCAAGGCCTCGATCCTGCGCAACGTGGTAGCACCGGAGTCCGGCGGCGACACCGTCTGGGCCAACACCGCCACCGCCTACGATGACCTGACGCCGGAACTGAAGGCGCTGGCCGACTCGCTCTGGGCCGTGCACAGCAACGAATACGACTATGCGAGCGTGCGCCCGAACGTCGACCCGGCGCGCCTGGAGGAATACCGCAAGATCTTCACGTCCACCGTCTACGAGACCGAGCATCCGGTGGTGCGCGTACACCCCATCAGTGGCGAGAAGACGCTGCTGCTGGGGCACTTCGTCAAGCGTCTGAAGGGCCTCTCGCAGCACGACTCGGCGCACCTGTTCGCCGTGCTGCAGAGCCACGTCACCCGCCTGGAAAACACCGTGCGCTGGCGCTGGCAGCCGGGCGACGTGGCCATCTGGGACAACCGCGCGACCCAGCACTACGCCGTGGACGATTACGGCACCCAGCCGCGCATCGTGCGCCGCGTGACGCTCAGCGGCGAAGTGCCGGTGGGTGTCGATGGGCAGCGCAGTCGGACGATCAAGAAGGTTTGAGCCTTTCCCCAGAGCCCCTCACCCCCGCCCTCTCCCAGGGGGAGAGGGAGTAGATCGGCGCAACGGGATAACCCGCTGCATCGGACTGCCCCCTCTCCCTCCGGGAGAGGGTTGGGGTGAGGGAAGCCCCACACTCAGGATTTTCGAGATGACCCAATCCAACGCCCTCCAACAACCCACCGCCGAACCCTTCGCCATCGTCCCCCTCGACGCCCCGCTGGGCGCCGAAGTGCGTGGCCTCGACGCCCGCGAGCCCCTGACGCCGGAACAGATCCTGGCGATCAAGCAGGCCCACCGCGAGCACCACATCCTGATCTTCAAGAACCAGGACCTGGACGACCAGCAATACCTGCGCTTCGCCACGCTGTTCGGCGCGGTGTTCCAGCCGCCGGCAGACGTCCCGGTGCTGTCCTCCGGCACCGACGGCAAAGCCCCGGATATCGTCAAGGTGGCCAACACCGAGGACGGCGAGCTGGGCAACTTCGCCCTGCCGGCCCACATCGACCATCAATGGACGCCGATTCCCTCGTCCGGCTCCTTCCTCTACGCGCTGGAAGTACCGAAGACCGGCGGCGAAACCCAATTCACCAACCTCGCCCGCGCCTATCACACGCTCGATGAAGCAACCCGCGCCGAGGTCGACCCGTTGCGCCTGATCAACTACAACCCGTTCATCCGCCTGAAGAGTGGTGGCTACAACGGTACCTTCGTGCGCTATCGCACGCCGGAGATCGAACCCATCC includes these proteins:
- a CDS encoding DUF72 domain-containing protein, which encodes MKALHIGISGWRYVPWRGDFYPEGLRQKDELRYASRAFDSIELNGSFYALQTPERYRRWAADTPAGFVFSVKAPRYITHIKRLRDAEEGVANFFASGPLELGEKLGPILWQLPPSLKYDADTLEAFLALLPRSAGAALTLAKSAASRTPERWPSAVGRRPLRHAMEVRHASFACAAFAQQLRRHGVALVFADAPRKWPYGEDLTAMDFVYLRLHGDQQLYASGYGDTALERWSQRIGRWQRGLQPADAKLFDTSTRGDRRHREVFCYFDNDIKVRAPYDASRLMALLGLELPDRQEPGQPAGDWT
- a CDS encoding lysylphosphatidylglycerol synthase domain-containing protein — protein: MTRKRFWKRANRVFNVALLVALPVLLFLLLRATDWNEVYRLLREYRFSTLALGMLIALCSYAIFSSFDVLSRYYIGHPLPVRRVFTVAFVCNAFNLNLSSWVGAVALRYRLYGRLGMTTGDITRILTFSLITNWYGYLLLAGVLFVCGYPNLPDDWSLGQNGLRAIGVLLLLLGAGYLLACRFARRRAWGWKRYRLKLPSWRLAALQGIAGASNWSMMALLIYSLLPDSASYPAVLATLLISSIAGVVLHVPAGLGVIETVFITVLRDHFSRGELLAALIGYRVLYFLIPLLLACAVYLWLERHAKKLKRRTERREAARAS
- the clsB gene encoding cardiolipin synthase ClsB — translated: MNERWRDGNQVELLINGEDFFPGVFQAVAGAQREVLVETFIIRDDKVGRELRQVLIEAAQRGVRIELIADGYGTPDLDESYLRGMLDAGVRLHLFDPQPLLLGMRTNLFRRLHRKLVVVDGQVAFVGGINFCADHLADFGTMAKQDYAVQVAGPSVEDIRRACLELLSQYGEVPAADAVRPGATAGPCRTCLAIRDNLQRRTDIEQHYLRAIQRSRQRVLIANAYFFPGYRLLRALRDAARRGVTVRLILQGLPDMPLVRLCSKLLYDTLLRDGVEIYEYCDRPLHGKVAVVDGQWATVGSSNLDPLSLSLNLEGNLMIEDTAFATSLDEHLQTLSDNSCRRVTRKAARRGYWWRAPLVFLSFHFLRHFPAIAGQLPAHRQVLHPATVEEQPGESQVQP
- a CDS encoding endonuclease/exonuclease/phosphatase family protein; translated protein: MTQAEPNPLDLDAPKQRSRLRVLTVNTHKGFNAFNRRFILHELRDAVRATSADLVFLQEVHGEHQLHAEHHPDWPQTPQYEFLADSMWPAFAYGRNAVYPEGHHGNALLSRLPIRAFDNHDVSVGRHEQRGLLHAQIDLPGGQPLHAVCVHLGLREHQRQKQLRLLGNLIARLPLDAPLVVAGDFNDWRCRATELLTAYDLLPAFPRGGEPRSFPARWPVLRLDRIYVRNLGITGSEVLNRRPWPHLSDHLPLLAEVSL
- a CDS encoding DUF2934 domain-containing protein, giving the protein MKLNERRIRELAYQIWEAEGRPEGQHERHWRMARSLAESEAANTGGHEEPVKPRFEGEEEPEKPAILQEPPRRKGSLPEADPEVPAESATPAPRAPRKPAAKTDSPAKASSPAQDEPSGKPRKPPAASTTTDAKTPKISKPRARPATPEKHKAPKDV
- a CDS encoding LysR family transcriptional regulator, with product MDLRQLRYFIALNEHRSFVRAADAMGITQPAFSRSIQGLEQELGCRLVDRGSKDLRPTPEGQVVLQHALSLVQGANNLSHAIARLNKLDSGELRFGSGPAPAQKLVSDAVSRFVQRYPRIHIQFGVDNWERLARSLSREEIEFFVADIRHFEADPNFQTRALKPRSGLFFCRDGHPLLAKESLSTNDMFAYPLAATLIPPSARKMLANLSGKIDVTANIQCEDMASLVRIVSQTDAIGIAVDEAVSDPMERGELVRLHFRNLPLNVDILQARCGIVTRTGDRLSAAARAMIELLVDLDAGVDSAVA
- a CDS encoding CBS domain-containing protein — its product is MKISDIMTHSVQTIPPETSLKDAATLMARIDSGALLVNEGDMLVGMLTDRDITVRAVAAGLAPDTPVRRVMSGNVHYCFEDEELQQVAENMADIQMRRLPVLNRQKRLVGVVSLGNIARARSARACDTVLRGVAHAH
- the glgX gene encoding glycogen debranching protein GlgX — protein: MTRRAHSRVTEGRPFPLGATWDGLGVNFALFSAHATKVELCLFDAQGKRELERIELPEYSDEIWHGYLPDAHPGQIYGYRVHGPYEPDAGHRFNPNKLLIDPYARQLVGELSWSESLFGYTIGSPDADLSFDERDSAAYVPKCKVIDPAFTWGEQQPIRVPWNETVIYEAHLRGLSMRHPDVPERLRGTCAGLMNSELLRHLRQLGVTSLELLPVHGFLDDKHLLEKGMSNYWGYNSIAFFAPQARYLASGHINEFKEMVAHLHDAGIELILDVVYNHTAEGNELGPTLSMRGIDNISYYRLQADNRRYYVNDSGTGNTLDLSHPCVLQMVTDSLRYWATEMRVDGFRFDLASILGRYADGFDERHSFLVACRQDPVLSHRKLIAEPWDCGPGGYQVGGFPPGWVEWNDRFRDTVRSFWRGDEGQLPDLARRLTASGDLYDQRGRRPYASVNFITAHDGFTLRDVVSYDHKHNEANGEDNRDGHDDNRSWNHGVEGPTDDAAIRRLRVRQMKNLLATLILSQGTPMLLAGDEFSRTQQGNNNVYCQDNELGWVDWNLDDEGRELLAFTHRLVRLRQAYPILRRGRFLVGEYNEELGVRDVTWLAAEGTEMTEEHWHDPQRRSLGMLMDGRAQPTGIRRTGGDATLLLLLNAGHEDLEFQLPEVAQGREWQYLLDTGEDARQRDRGWAFGSAYPLGGRALALFTLRRSED